One genomic segment of Aliarcobacter cibarius includes these proteins:
- a CDS encoding energy-coupling factor ABC transporter ATP-binding protein gives MNILYELKNIKHYFDGKKVLDVEHLTLEKNQIVGFFGPNGSGKSTLFSILAFICKPIEGEIFLENLNKIDLQMKKDIVVLPQNPYLLKRTVFDNIAYGLKIRGEVENIDKKVEEALSMVGLETSFSKRKWSQLSGGEAQRVALAARLILKPKILILDEPTSGVDTNSAQLIKEAILHAKQKYNTTIFISSHDYNWLNHISDKKIALFQGHLFENKNINLLFSPWQKDDNGCLVKVFMDNQRLLIPNSQSKKRDSILMINSSDINISKDSFLLGNQNSLLGSIISIFQDEKEEYLQVEFSISGVIFNCSISKAKFESQKLFPGDKIVVSFDLNNIKWL, from the coding sequence ATGAATATTTTATATGAACTAAAAAATATAAAGCATTATTTTGATGGGAAAAAAGTTTTAGATGTAGAACATTTAACTTTAGAAAAGAATCAAATAGTTGGGTTTTTTGGGCCAAATGGTAGTGGAAAATCAACACTCTTTTCTATATTAGCTTTTATTTGTAAGCCAATTGAAGGTGAAATTTTTCTTGAAAATTTAAATAAAATTGATTTACAAATGAAAAAAGATATAGTGGTATTACCGCAAAATCCTTATCTTTTAAAAAGAACTGTATTTGATAATATTGCTTATGGTTTAAAAATTAGAGGAGAAGTAGAAAATATAGATAAAAAAGTTGAAGAAGCTTTATCTATGGTTGGATTAGAAACAAGTTTTTCAAAAAGAAAATGGAGTCAATTATCAGGTGGTGAAGCGCAAAGAGTTGCACTTGCTGCAAGATTGATTTTAAAGCCTAAAATTTTAATTTTGGATGAACCAACATCGGGAGTTGATACAAATTCTGCTCAACTCATAAAAGAAGCTATACTGCACGCAAAACAAAAATATAATACAACTATATTTATTTCAAGCCATGATTATAATTGGTTAAATCATATAAGTGATAAAAAAATTGCACTTTTTCAAGGACATTTATTTGAAAATAAAAATATAAATTTACTATTTTCTCCTTGGCAAAAAGATGATAATGGTTGTTTGGTAAAAGTATTTATGGATAATCAAAGATTACTTATTCCAAATAGTCAAAGTAAAAAAAGAGATTCTATTTTGATGATAAATTCAAGTGATATAAATATTTCAAAGGATTCTTTTTTATTAGGAAATCAGAATTCGCTTTTAGGTTCTATTATTTCAATTTTTCAAGATGAAAAAGAAGAATATTTACAAGTTGAGTTTTCTATTTCAGGGGTTATTTTTAATTGTTCTATTTCGAAAGCAAAATTTGAATCTCAAAAACTT